One window of the Natrinema sp. CBA1119 genome contains the following:
- a CDS encoding prenyltransferase: MSNLSSGESLADWGLEPAVDYIERVQRPDGLILWYPDGPADPWDHVESAMGLSVGGRHEAARRAYRWVADAQHDDGALWATYGEPDEGDDGAHAGDEPRKETHRSAYVAVGAWHHYLCTGDREFLEELWPTVRDALEFACDRQAPTGEVYWTVGADGEVYEDALISGCASIYKSLACGAAIAGELGHEERRDRWLEARTHLGEAIRSRPDRFDRTWESKSRYAMDWFYPVLCGVMTGDSARDRLEEGMDRFLEVGLGCRCVSDEPWVTVAESCELVVSLAAVGRTERAREILEWLFQWTDDEGIFWTGYQFEDEEFWPGERPTWTCGAAVLAADALSGVSGAADLFTDPVSE; the protein is encoded by the coding sequence GTGAGCAACCTGTCGTCGGGGGAGTCGCTGGCCGACTGGGGACTCGAGCCCGCGGTGGACTACATCGAGCGCGTGCAGCGGCCGGACGGGCTCATCCTCTGGTATCCCGACGGCCCGGCCGACCCCTGGGATCACGTCGAGAGCGCGATGGGGCTCTCCGTCGGCGGCCGCCACGAGGCCGCTCGCCGGGCGTACCGCTGGGTGGCCGACGCCCAGCACGACGACGGCGCGCTCTGGGCGACCTACGGCGAGCCCGACGAGGGTGACGACGGTGCCCACGCCGGCGACGAGCCGCGCAAGGAGACCCACCGCAGCGCGTACGTCGCCGTCGGCGCCTGGCACCACTATCTCTGTACCGGGGATCGGGAGTTCCTCGAGGAACTCTGGCCGACCGTCCGAGACGCGCTGGAGTTCGCGTGCGACCGGCAGGCCCCGACCGGCGAGGTCTACTGGACCGTCGGCGCGGACGGCGAGGTCTACGAGGACGCGCTGATCTCCGGCTGCGCCTCGATCTACAAGAGCCTGGCCTGCGGCGCGGCGATCGCTGGCGAACTCGGTCACGAGGAGCGCCGCGACCGGTGGCTCGAGGCTCGAACCCACCTCGGCGAGGCGATCCGCTCGCGGCCCGACCGGTTCGACCGCACCTGGGAGAGCAAGTCCCGCTACGCGATGGACTGGTTCTACCCCGTCCTCTGTGGCGTGATGACCGGCGATTCGGCGCGGGATCGGCTCGAGGAAGGGATGGATCGCTTTCTCGAGGTGGGGCTGGGCTGTCGGTGCGTCTCCGACGAACCGTGGGTGACGGTCGCCGAGTCCTGCGAACTCGTGGTCTCGCTGGCCGCGGTCGGGCGGACGGAGCGCGCGCGTGAGATCCTCGAGTGGCTCTTTCAGTGGACCGACGACGAGGGAATCTTCTGGACGGGGTATCAGTTCGAAGACGAAGAGTTCTGGCCGGGCGAGCGGCCGACGTGGACCTGCGGGGCGGCGGTGCTGGCAGCCGATGCGTTGTCGGGGGTGTCGGGGGCGGCGGATCTGTTTACCGATCCGGTCTCCGAATGA
- a CDS encoding ArsR family transcriptional regulator codes for MPPAVVSYNIDGVSHPTVKRRLPVLEDHGLLRKVDDDRGYYRITDRGRAYLEGELESDDLESS; via the coding sequence ATGCCGCCAGCGGTGGTTTCGTACAACATTGACGGCGTCTCCCATCCAACAGTCAAGCGCCGTCTTCCGGTCTTGGAAGATCATGGACTTCTCCGAAAAGTCGACGATGATCGGGGCTATTACCGAATTACGGATCGAGGTCGTGCCTATCTCGAGGGGGAATTAGAGAGTGATGATCTCGAATCATCATAA
- a CDS encoding PadR family transcriptional regulator codes for MPDHDSRGLESPARADASPPDYPPKDGRRAWIELTAFQRDCLEAVARRERDGKPCYPSGITWTLERRYPTVSRARLEPNLRALVGRDLLAERDDPDDRVSAYRLTGAGHALLIQRAERLAVLCDLRDCVDSGAPAREVGDRNR; via the coding sequence ATGCCCGACCACGATTCGCGGGGCCTTGAAAGCCCCGCTCGAGCGGACGCATCACCCCCTGACTACCCGCCGAAGGACGGCCGACGCGCGTGGATCGAACTCACCGCCTTCCAGCGCGACTGTCTCGAGGCCGTCGCCCGCCGCGAGCGCGACGGCAAGCCCTGTTACCCCTCGGGGATCACCTGGACCCTCGAGCGCCGGTATCCCACGGTCAGCCGCGCCCGGCTCGAGCCGAACCTGCGCGCGCTCGTCGGGCGCGACCTCCTCGCCGAACGCGACGATCCCGACGATCGGGTGAGCGCCTACCGGCTCACGGGTGCCGGGCACGCGCTGCTCATCCAGCGCGCCGAACGCCTCGCCGTGCTCTGTGACCTCCGCGACTGTGTTGACTCCGGCGCGCCCGCTCGAGAAGTCGGCGACAGGAACCGCTGA
- a CDS encoding DUF3800 domain-containing protein: MRTRTRQSPLSDLYVFVDESGNHTRRDCYVVAGCWCLSESSDLGRILRPTKNRISDNVVFDSDGPSPGRELKGAMLDESTLNSTFAYMRNIFDQDQTIDTQDYPWTDFPVAYTIYDSDSDIGRGLAQQYFGQGRSQTPAQLIGLSSIISPVLRLGDQISASIERYRRVLDAETWVRPRSQLESIVQSLDWVPAVDFTIRDSEQTPGIQLADIAAYSRRKRLQDGDCHEAMRYLHKLLL; encoded by the coding sequence TTGCGAACACGGACTCGACAATCACCGTTGAGCGACCTGTACGTTTTCGTTGACGAAAGCGGTAATCACACGCGGCGAGATTGTTACGTCGTGGCTGGCTGTTGGTGTCTCTCCGAAAGCAGTGACTTGGGCCGGATACTGCGGCCGACGAAAAACCGGATTTCGGACAATGTCGTCTTCGACAGCGATGGTCCGTCACCCGGTCGGGAACTGAAGGGGGCAATGCTTGACGAATCGACGCTCAACTCTACGTTCGCGTACATGCGGAATATCTTCGATCAGGATCAAACGATCGACACGCAAGACTACCCGTGGACGGATTTTCCCGTTGCGTATACGATCTACGACTCCGATAGCGACATCGGACGAGGTCTCGCACAACAGTATTTTGGTCAGGGCCGATCGCAGACACCTGCGCAACTCATCGGACTCTCTTCGATCATCAGTCCCGTACTGCGACTCGGCGATCAGATCTCAGCTTCCATAGAACGATATCGGAGAGTACTAGACGCTGAGACGTGGGTTCGGCCACGATCTCAACTCGAGAGCATCGTTCAGTCCTTAGATTGGGTTCCCGCCGTCGACTTCACGATTAGAGACAGCGAGCAAACGCCCGGCATTCAGCTCGCAGATATCGCTGCGTACTCGCGTCGAAAGCGGCTGCAAGATGGGGATTGCCACGAAGCGATGCGATATCTACACAAGCTCCTCCTGTAG
- a CDS encoding class I SAM-dependent methyltransferase, with protein sequence MAPNTLRDAIYAVRKARLGLERRRLDYGAETRERADRLAAVLPASAAELREYEREYEALEWFHDSYADRVAEIHEAGVATDTTHWRDGVTLYVVCRALEVETVVETGVLFGSFDAHILAAMCENGGGTLHAVDLPGGPPGPFEYGHLIPDRCRDRWELHRGDARDVLPGLLERVGPLDLFLHDSDHRLPHMRFEYEAALDHLEPGGVLASHDVRLSRLFDRVTEENGLDACVVCDTGVGRQSR encoded by the coding sequence ATGGCCCCGAACACGCTCAGGGACGCGATCTACGCCGTCCGGAAGGCCCGACTGGGACTCGAGCGTCGGCGACTCGACTACGGCGCGGAGACCCGCGAGCGGGCCGACCGGCTGGCCGCGGTGCTCCCCGCCTCGGCGGCCGAACTGCGCGAGTACGAGCGCGAGTACGAGGCTCTCGAGTGGTTCCACGACAGCTACGCGGACCGCGTGGCGGAGATCCACGAGGCCGGCGTGGCCACCGACACGACCCACTGGCGCGACGGGGTGACGCTCTACGTCGTCTGTCGCGCGCTCGAGGTCGAGACCGTCGTGGAAACGGGGGTGCTGTTCGGCTCGTTCGACGCGCACATTTTGGCGGCGATGTGCGAGAACGGCGGCGGAACCCTGCACGCGGTCGACCTGCCCGGCGGGCCGCCGGGGCCGTTCGAGTACGGCCACCTGATCCCGGATCGGTGTCGCGACCGGTGGGAACTCCATCGGGGCGATGCGCGGGACGTTTTGCCCGGGCTGCTCGAGCGCGTCGGCCCCCTGGACCTGTTTCTTCATGACTCGGACCACCGGCTGCCCCATATGCGATTCGAGTACGAGGCGGCGCTGGACCACCTCGAGCCGGGCGGGGTCCTGGCGAGTCACGACGTGCGGCTCTCGAGGCTGTTCGATCGGGTTACCGAGGAAAACGGGTTGGACGCGTGCGTGGTCTGCGATACGGGGGTCGGGCGGCAATCACGATAG
- a CDS encoding zinc-binding dehydrogenase — translation MQAVQFADHGDRGVIEYGEYPDPEIDRDEVLVDIKAAALNHLDIWTRRGMPGIDLEMPHIPGSDGAGVVEDVGEDVTRFEAGDHVALSAGVGDLRMDDPTLDPRFHIIGEHVTGVHSEYAAIPEDNLIPVPDHVDWSVAGSSSLVFQTAWRMLIERADLEAGESVLVLGASGGVGHAALQIADYAGAEVYATGSTEEKLDYAREHGADHVCNYEEEDFADWILEETDRRGVDVVVEHVGAPTWQNSLKSLTKGGRLVTCGGTGGGNPETDIPRIFWNQLQIIGSTMATPDQVDDVMELVWDGTFEPAIREELPMSETARAHEIIENREGFGKVVVRPDSEL, via the coding sequence ATGCAGGCAGTCCAATTCGCGGACCACGGCGACAGGGGCGTCATCGAGTACGGCGAGTATCCCGATCCCGAGATCGATCGGGACGAGGTACTGGTCGACATCAAGGCGGCCGCGCTCAACCACCTGGACATCTGGACGCGACGGGGAATGCCGGGGATCGACCTCGAGATGCCACACATTCCGGGCAGCGACGGGGCCGGCGTCGTCGAGGACGTCGGCGAGGACGTAACTCGCTTCGAGGCGGGCGATCACGTCGCGCTCTCGGCCGGCGTCGGCGACCTGCGGATGGACGACCCGACGCTCGATCCGCGCTTTCACATCATCGGCGAGCACGTCACCGGCGTTCACTCCGAATACGCCGCGATTCCCGAGGATAACCTGATCCCCGTCCCCGACCACGTCGACTGGTCGGTCGCCGGCTCGAGCTCGCTGGTCTTCCAGACCGCCTGGCGGATGCTCATCGAACGCGCCGATCTCGAGGCCGGCGAGTCGGTGCTCGTGCTGGGTGCCAGCGGCGGGGTCGGCCACGCCGCGCTTCAGATCGCCGACTACGCGGGCGCGGAGGTGTACGCGACCGGTAGCACCGAAGAGAAACTCGACTACGCCCGCGAACACGGCGCGGACCACGTCTGCAACTACGAGGAGGAGGACTTCGCGGACTGGATCCTCGAGGAAACGGACCGCCGCGGCGTCGACGTCGTCGTCGAACACGTCGGCGCGCCGACGTGGCAGAACTCGCTGAAGAGCCTGACCAAGGGCGGGCGACTCGTCACCTGCGGGGGCACCGGCGGCGGCAACCCGGAGACGGACATTCCGCGTATCTTCTGGAATCAGCTGCAGATCATCGGTTCGACGATGGCCACGCCCGATCAGGTCGACGACGTGATGGAACTCGTCTGGGACGGCACGTTCGAGCCCGCCATCCGCGAGGAACTGCCGATGAGCGAGACCGCACGCGCCCACGAGATCATCGAGAACCGCGAAGGGTTCGGCAAGGTCGTCGTCCGGCCGGACAGCGAATTATAG
- a CDS encoding ABC transporter permease has protein sequence MATETEPVSKTERESGGEWRVWLEQAGAFTRRNLQEVRNSGIMLLWVLAFPAIMYSLQTVQGAGTTATADASASIGIGVLGSMFVCLFVFGNQLATDLEDRRYVAYRSMPISPSAELTGRMVAGLVLAAGAFTATLVAGLATGASYGLRGPESIPIVLVAGVLTGLIWMVVAIPFVIAAGNKQVATLATTFVAITTFTLTGLNGAVPAQSVIDGPVLNYLPNTLPTRVLIAHLVPAESWTGLGIAPPAMPTGPEFLALLAIYAALAVVAGTMLVNRLLYDQGWWP, from the coding sequence ATGGCAACTGAAACGGAGCCGGTGTCCAAGACCGAACGAGAGTCGGGCGGAGAGTGGCGCGTCTGGCTCGAGCAGGCCGGCGCGTTCACTCGCCGGAATCTACAGGAGGTGCGAAACAGCGGGATCATGCTGCTGTGGGTACTCGCATTCCCCGCGATTATGTACTCGCTCCAGACGGTGCAGGGGGCCGGAACGACTGCCACGGCCGATGCGAGCGCGTCCATCGGAATCGGCGTCCTCGGGTCGATGTTCGTCTGTCTCTTCGTCTTCGGAAACCAGCTCGCGACCGACCTCGAGGACCGGCGCTACGTCGCCTATCGATCGATGCCCATCTCGCCGTCGGCCGAACTGACCGGCCGAATGGTCGCCGGGCTCGTCCTCGCGGCGGGCGCGTTCACCGCGACGCTGGTCGCCGGGCTGGCCACCGGCGCGTCCTACGGTCTCCGCGGTCCCGAATCAATACCGATCGTCCTGGTCGCCGGCGTGCTGACCGGCCTGATCTGGATGGTCGTCGCCATCCCGTTCGTGATCGCCGCGGGGAACAAACAGGTCGCAACGCTGGCGACCACGTTCGTCGCCATCACGACGTTCACCCTGACCGGGCTCAACGGCGCCGTTCCGGCGCAATCGGTGATCGACGGCCCGGTGCTGAACTATCTCCCGAACACGCTCCCGACTCGAGTGCTCATCGCTCACCTCGTCCCGGCCGAGAGCTGGACGGGGCTCGGCATCGCACCGCCTGCGATGCCGACCGGGCCGGAGTTCCTCGCGTTACTGGCCATCTATGCGGCCCTCGCAGTCGTCGCCGGAACGATGCTCGTGAATCGACTGCTCTACGACCAGGGGTGGTGGCCGTGA
- a CDS encoding ABC transporter ATP-binding protein has protein sequence MTDPVATVDGVRKSFGEEGVLEDVDLTVEDGELLVLMGPNGVGKSVLLSCLAGSERPSAGSVDVFGEPATARADTTSFLLQDALALEKLTGRETIHFYRRLHPAFTDDWRTHVERLGLSDDLDKSVADYSGGMVRKLEFAIAASIDVPLYLFDEPTAALDLATIPAIHELFREKQAAGKTIVVASHRPMTADIADRIAFLADGRIVATGTPAELLASVPPVLETGASNANALTEVVDGEPFAVAGSIHGFVPSQYEDAVAETPGRILDELAATSGIDRTALAIAEPTDTDLFTYYTNGPSTSTSVDHR, from the coding sequence GTGACCGATCCGGTCGCGACCGTCGACGGCGTCCGCAAGTCCTTCGGCGAGGAGGGCGTCCTCGAGGACGTCGATCTCACGGTCGAGGACGGCGAACTCCTCGTTTTGATGGGCCCGAACGGAGTCGGCAAATCGGTGTTGCTCTCCTGTCTCGCCGGCAGCGAGCGTCCCTCCGCGGGCAGCGTCGACGTCTTCGGCGAGCCGGCGACGGCTCGCGCGGACACGACGAGTTTTCTCCTGCAAGACGCACTCGCCCTCGAGAAACTCACCGGTCGAGAAACCATCCACTTCTACCGCCGGCTCCATCCGGCGTTCACGGACGACTGGCGCACACACGTCGAGCGTCTCGGTCTCTCCGACGACCTCGACAAGTCCGTCGCGGACTACTCCGGCGGAATGGTGCGGAAACTCGAGTTCGCCATCGCCGCCAGCATCGACGTCCCGCTGTACCTGTTCGACGAGCCGACCGCGGCGCTCGATCTCGCGACGATCCCGGCGATCCACGAGCTGTTCCGCGAGAAACAGGCTGCGGGAAAGACGATCGTCGTCGCCAGCCACCGACCGATGACCGCCGACATCGCCGACCGAATCGCCTTCCTCGCGGACGGTCGGATCGTCGCGACTGGAACACCTGCGGAACTGCTGGCGTCGGTGCCGCCCGTCCTCGAGACGGGAGCATCGAACGCGAACGCGCTCACGGAGGTCGTCGACGGCGAGCCGTTCGCCGTGGCCGGGAGTATCCACGGGTTCGTCCCCTCGCAATACGAAGACGCGGTCGCAGAGACTCCGGGACGGATACTCGACGAACTCGCGGCCACATCGGGGATCGACCGAACGGCGCTCGCGATTGCCGAACCGACCGACACGGACCTCTTCACGTACTACACGAACGGTCCGTCGACATCGACTTCCGTCGATCACCGATGA
- a CDS encoding molybdenum cofactor biosynthesis protein B, translated as MNETDSDATEPGDGTLCTGVVTIASDRSLAADDAGEAIGEALEDDGNEVVVREHVGSDYDRVQSIVSRLIDRDDVEVVITAGATGVEPEDITIEAVDPLLEKKLTTFSELFTVLAYEQIGTKAVAARTLAGIAEGTPVFCLPGNPDAARLALAEIILPEATGIVELAREPEPESEGEADTEEDPDTENEAGTGEESETADETVDTSVPNEATDEGS; from the coding sequence ATGAACGAGACGGACTCGGACGCCACCGAACCCGGCGACGGGACGCTCTGTACCGGCGTCGTCACGATCGCCTCGGATCGCAGCCTCGCGGCCGACGACGCCGGTGAGGCCATCGGCGAGGCGCTCGAGGACGACGGCAACGAGGTCGTGGTCCGGGAACACGTCGGCTCGGACTACGACAGGGTCCAGTCGATCGTCTCGCGGCTGATCGACCGCGACGACGTCGAAGTCGTCATCACCGCCGGCGCGACCGGCGTCGAGCCGGAAGATATCACCATCGAGGCCGTCGACCCGCTCCTCGAGAAGAAACTGACCACGTTCAGCGAGCTATTCACCGTGTTGGCCTACGAGCAGATCGGCACGAAAGCCGTCGCCGCGCGGACCCTCGCCGGCATCGCCGAGGGGACGCCGGTCTTCTGTCTCCCCGGCAACCCCGACGCGGCCCGTCTCGCGCTCGCGGAGATCATCCTGCCGGAAGCGACCGGGATCGTCGAGCTCGCACGCGAACCGGAACCGGAGTCCGAGGGCGAGGCGGATACCGAGGAGGATCCGGACACCGAGAACGAGGCGGGCACCGGAGAAGAATCAGAGACCGCGGACGAGACGGTGGATACCAGTGTCCCGAACGAAGCGACGGACGAGGGGTCCTGA
- a CDS encoding 5-formyltetrahydrofolate cyclo-ligase: MGSGDRDGGGTGSDAIDKASVRERIWDDLEESGEARFPFPPHGRIPNFAGASDAADRLAEQPEWKGATTIKANPDAPQLPVRRRALHEGKTVYMAVPRLRDERCFLKLDPDELEDYDAATTVSGSSKHGEQVGPEAVDRVDLIVSGSVAVSVDRGSTEIASSAERSSADGRAAKSFETAPPSRDDGSRKAASEPPRDNGDSREPEGGGRIGKGEGYSDLEYAVLRELGLVDESTPVATTVHERQVIDDAVAIEAHDVAMDLVVTPERVVRPESESEQPAGIDWNLLTNERLEEIPVLKRLESS; encoded by the coding sequence GTGGGCTCCGGCGACCGCGATGGCGGCGGGACAGGAAGCGACGCCATCGACAAGGCGTCCGTCCGCGAGCGAATCTGGGACGACCTCGAGGAGAGCGGCGAGGCCCGGTTTCCGTTCCCGCCCCACGGCCGGATTCCGAACTTCGCCGGGGCGAGCGACGCTGCAGACCGGCTGGCCGAGCAACCGGAGTGGAAGGGGGCGACGACGATCAAGGCCAATCCCGACGCGCCGCAGTTGCCCGTGAGGCGGCGGGCGCTGCACGAAGGAAAGACGGTCTACATGGCCGTGCCGCGACTTCGGGACGAGCGGTGTTTCCTGAAACTCGATCCAGACGAACTCGAGGACTACGACGCGGCGACGACCGTCTCCGGTTCGTCGAAACACGGCGAGCAGGTCGGCCCCGAAGCGGTCGACCGCGTCGATCTGATCGTCTCGGGGAGCGTCGCAGTGAGCGTGGATCGTGGATCCACGGAAATAGCGAGTAGCGCGGAACGAAGTTCCGCGGACGGTCGAGCGGCAAAGTCGTTCGAGACGGCTCCGCCGTCTCGTGATGACGGAAGCCGCAAAGCGGCTTCCGAACCACCGCGAGACAACGGCGATAGCCGCGAGCCCGAGGGGGGTGGCCGAATCGGCAAAGGGGAGGGCTACAGCGACCTCGAGTACGCCGTCCTCCGGGAACTCGGTCTGGTCGACGAGTCGACGCCGGTGGCGACGACGGTCCACGAACGGCAGGTGATCGACGACGCCGTCGCGATCGAGGCTCACGACGTCGCGATGGACCTCGTCGTCACGCCCGAGCGGGTGGTGCGACCCGAGAGCGAAAGCGAGCAACCCGCGGGGATCGACTGGAACCTGCTCACGAACGAGCGACTCGAGGAGATTCCGGTCCTCAAGCGGCTCGAATCATCGTAA
- a CDS encoding CTP synthetase, protein MSTTTTTAIVAGPDDDGIGDALEHEGVDVTRINGVISRPHLEEAGIVAADLYVLTDTEQATTIPIACDLNDGLRTVVYARDSVPEFVRGQLDLAIDPQLMDASIVADELVA, encoded by the coding sequence ATGAGTACCACAACCACGACCGCAATCGTCGCCGGCCCCGACGACGACGGTATCGGCGACGCGCTCGAGCACGAGGGCGTCGACGTCACCCGAATCAACGGCGTGATCTCTCGTCCGCACCTCGAGGAAGCCGGCATCGTCGCGGCTGATCTGTACGTCCTGACCGACACCGAACAGGCGACGACGATCCCGATTGCCTGCGACCTGAACGACGGGCTCCGAACCGTCGTCTACGCTCGGGACTCCGTCCCCGAGTTCGTCAGGGGGCAACTCGACCTCGCGATCGACCCGCAGTTGATGGACGCGAGCATCGTCGCCGACGAACTGGTCGCCTGA